tcattatacaagcatggaatatattttattgtaattaggacccttgtcttgtggatgtacatgatggtgagattcactattgtgtattcataaatgtacaaaagaaagttatgtcagattcattctacggTCTTTCCATTTCCTATCCTTCCCTCCTGCTTCCCTCCTGCTACAGGCCCCTCAATGACattcttccatttcctcttccttcctccagaGGTATCTAGAGCTAAAGCAATTTTAGGTCACCTTTAATAGCAGTCAGAACTTAAATTCAAACGGAATAGTCATACATCCATAACTGACAAACACCGAACTGGCCTAAGGATCATTCAGAATACTCTCTTTTTAAGGCTCAGTATACAGAGACCCAAGGAGGGAAAGGGGCCTGTTCAGCTCTGTAGTGGTACAGTCAGAGCTCAGACCTGGTCTCTGGATTCCCTGTCCTTCCCTCGTGCTTGCATTACTGGTGACTTCTGAGGAATCCCAGGAGTCTTGTGGGAAAGGGACAGGTGGTGGCAGTAAATGAGCTCCTATGTCTGGGGAATGTGCCTTGGAGATGGAGTCCTAGCTCCAGCTGACATAGTTCATCACAGAGGACGTGGCTTAGCAGATGTATGTTACAAAAGGCAAGAGGGGAAAATCAGGCAGGAACGAACGAAGGGGAAAATTGAGTCCAGGTCTGGTGCTCTACTTGCTGCCCTACCAGGTCTTATGCAAAATAAACTTGTTATAACTGTGTAAATCTATGTTTAAAAGCATTACACAAACATGTTCCTCAAATAAATGTGGTTTTGTGCATTTAGATATAAAACAGTTATTTCATTACTGCTGCCTGAAAATACATCATTATACATGTATTAGCTAAGTAATCTCTCTTTCAATCTCCCCTCTATTGATAGTCCAAATTACCCTTACCTTGGTAGTACCAGAATTGGCAGAAGAATCAGCCCCATAAATTTTAAAGACTTCCTCAATTGGGATACTGTTCtgttaaataaaaacagcaatatCAAGATTTTGTCAtatcttggcttttattttattacaaaataaagctATCAGAGCTTGTTTGTCTAGTACTATATGTGGTGTCATAGTCACTAAATAACTaactttcaaataaatgaataagtcagTCTTCCCGATACCAATTAGTTATGtctctcattcttatttttttgttgtaattgtttcttaaataaatgttCTTGCAGTACAGTATAGAAGTCAAAATCTTTTTTATGATGTcattaaaaaggaaacatttgctATTAGTAGATGCTaaacatttatcaaaaaataaCCTATATGCACAATAACATATAAATTCGCGTAGTGGATATAAGATACTAATACATGCAGTGTTCTTTTCCTTACCATTAAGATTCCAGCATAAGATGATAAAATCATTGCTTCTCTTTTTCTGTGGTTTGGATATCTGGGTCGATCATGAAAGGGCATTTTCCTAAgaaggaatataaataaataagagttgaAGATTTATTTGTATTCCTCATGACACTCGCTAAGTCTGTGATAATAATCCATAAGTAATCTGCATTGGCTATGTactacccatttattgattaaaaaaaacaatgtgatTAATCCTCCATCAGTAATACCACTTTGAAGTTTTAATCTTCCAATGTTGATGATGAATTTGTCCTCTTTACTCATGTCTTCATAGCTATCAAACACTGGCAGACTGGCCATTGTGGCAGATGTTGCTGGCTTCAGTATCCTTTTTCCTGATTGTGGTAATTTGCTTGTGGTGAACTGCCTAACCCCACTGCAAGCTTATGTGCCTCTAGGAAGACCAACCACTCCCCTAGAATCCAAGAATGGAAAGAGCACTGTGGACTAAGCTAGTCAGTATATCCCCTGCCCTGTCCACCCAGAGCAAATGGGGTAAGAGGCAGGTCCCAGGGACATCAACTGAGTTTTGTATAAAACCATGCCAAGCACAGACTTGTCTACAGATCTCTGATAGAGGCAacttgttttttctctcttaagtTTGTTCAAActgaattttctgatttttacaaCCAAATCAAGCTGCTACATTTCATGCAGATGTATAGTCCAAGGCctaggaacagaaaaaaataacttgtttcTGGAATAAACTACTTCATCCTGACCTTGTCAGTTCCCTCTCTTATCAACTAAGTGCCTGTCTGACACTACATGTGGAAGAAAATGCTAATAATCCTGGAAAGGAAATTATTTCATGATTCAAGCAGCTTGGCTCAGGTACCTATCTGCTTAAACTCTCCAGAGATTGGGTTTGACAGTCCTTAGGAAAAGATTGCAGTTTTCACCCACCAAATTGATCATTTTGAAAATCACAGCTTGTACACAAAAAAGCATGGGTCATGTTTTTTGGTGGGATGTTTatgcaagaaattttttttaatctgatagaAACCAAttggtagaaatgcaaaatatgtaAACACATCTCTGACTTTATTAAgttgacaaagatttttttttcaggtttctaGTTGAAGGGGGATAGTTACCCTGGAGTATACTCAAATCAGAGTTTCTATGGGTGAAAGATGCCAGATAGAGCTGGAACTCCCTGCACCATTAATCCAAGTCAGAcgttaaacaacaacaaatgtactACAACTTACACTTCTTCCCACTTCAGCCAAGTTAAATCTTCGGAGTGATCCAGCCATTGCAAAGCAATGCTGATGGCCAAGTCATAGTGTGCCTGGAAGAGGGAGCCAGACCAAAGGAGAAGGCTGAGACACTGACCACGGGACTCCCTGGGCCCAGCAACGATGACACTGCTAAGCCTGCTCTATTTTGTCATGTCCAAAAGGGGAAGGATTATTAGCTAAGCCTCATAACCCAATGCTCAGCCAGAAATACTTCAGGATCTTCAGACAGTAAATTTATCTTCCACTAGAGCAATCATTTGATTTGAGTGATTCCAAAAATAAAGACTAGATTAGTGGAAAGAATATCAACTCAGGAATCAGGGAATCTGAGTTCAAATCTGGGTATTGCCAACAACTCATAGTCTATCCTTGGAGTGAGTGACTGATgctctctgggcctcaatttccttaagttttaaaatagaaaaaggtaaGAGTAGGGGAAGAGGGCCAAAGAGAACTTCTGATTCTGGGTGACATCAGAAATGTGCTTCCAGGGTATAGGGGAAGTGCTGTGGGAACTTGGAggcagagactctgtgtctaccTGGGCAGGTGGTGCAGGTAGATGGTTTCAGAGAGGGAGCTTTCTCAAAGCTAGAGCTTGGAGGATGAGTTCAGTTTCCCAAAGAGACATCCCAGTGGAGGGACCAACATGAGCCAATGATTGGCAGTGGACCTGATCAAGGGACACGCAGAGTCACACATACTGCTTAAAGCTGAAGGACAATTTGAAAGCTCATTTATATTCTAACAATGACTTTTCCCTGGTAATTTCTAAGAGTTTTTGTTTAGTGAGTATACCATTTATCTCTCCTTCTCATCcccaaagaaaagggaaagttgattttgattttgtttattttagaaggGCTCTAAGGTTCTAACATTCTCCAAACAATAGAATTATTGCTTCCAGGCACTGAACCAAACTGAAATgtgaatctaaataaataaagagggaaaaTTGGATTGTGCCCAGTTTTGCAACCTAACCCAGGGTCGGAAAACCTGGATCAGCAGCATTGGATTGTTTATATGCTCATTAGAGATGTAAATTCTCAGACTGGCCCAGGTGTcccaaatcaaaacaacatgGCTACAATAAGACCTcaataaagtttgagaagcacagtTCTAATCTATGTAATTTCTCTGTTCCATATGTGTCCAGAGAGAATCAGACTAAACTCTGCTGCAAGGAGTATTTGAAAAGTCAGTGAACATTGCTTTAATCAGAGTTGGAGGAAGAGGGGCAGGGAAAAGAgagattctttcttctttcttagtgGAAAGGTAGCAAATGGGCAGAGGAAAAGCTGGGGGAATATGAATTTCTCTTGGATTAGAACTTTCTACTAATTTCTCTTGGATTAAATCTTTCTAATTTCTGTGTCATGAACTTTGAGAACCTAACTTGGATCTGGGTTTCAGTTTGAATAACACAAGGGATTTTAGGATTATACATTGCTTTGGTTTGTTCCCCACCCCCTTATCATGCAGATGATGAGGAAATGAGTCTGTTTGAGAACTATATGGTAGCTGATTTTGTCAAGAACTTTTTAATATCTTGAATGCAACATTTTACCTTGCACTCACTtgctttttcatcttttctcccCTAATaggacttttattttctcatcctgTTTTTGCTTTCAGTTTAGTGGGTGAAAATGATCGTACGGACAATGTcaggatgaggaaaatgaggaagAGGACGTTCGTGTGCCTCGCGCCCCATTCACTCCATAACCTCAATCCTGGTTCTGCCCTCTTAATACACATAGAACACAAATGTGAGCCACATCAGAATGCCTTTCTTTACCATATCATCTAGAAAGGTGGGTTGCCTTCTTCTTTTTGGGTCAAATTCATTTTCCCGAAGTCTGATGCCAATATAATCTCCCCTTAAAAGCAAGAGAGCAGCATTGAACCATTGTGGGTGACTCAGGATTCAGTCTGCCGACAGAGGCTTTCTTCCCAAACCTTCCCTCCCAGACTGAGATACAGCAGAAGTGGCCTTTGACCTGGTAGCTGccttaatattcattttcaatttaCACAGTAGTCTTGCCATGCTGCAGGTTTAAAAGGCCTAACCATAATTAACTTCAATCACATTTATCTGAAATTAAACTCATGGAAACAGGATTTACAACAAAGCACAAGCATACCAAATACCCACACACAGAGAAAGTTTCTTGCAAAAGTAGAGTTGAGACCCACTATTTCATGTGAAGATTCCTTTTCAGTTCACGCTAAATTCAGGCAGAACATCCAAAGCTGGTAAATCCCAGATATATAAAGTGCTATAAGAATGTATTCTTTTATGCTAATCTTTCTGCATTAAAATTCAATTGCCCTTAGAAGGAATTATGCGTGAAAACTTTTTAGTAATTCCATATTAGTGTATTCTTGTTAGATTATTTTCTAACCATAACTTTTAATAAAAGGAGGGTAGACTAAGCaccatgggaaaagaaaagaaatgggttCTATTGTGAGAAAGTCGGAGAGAGGAACTGGATTCAGGAAAAACACTCTGGTGGCTTCAAGATTGATATCCAAAAACCTTACCTTTTTATATAAGGTCAGTTCTGGTTGTCTATTTACCATACTAGGATATTTGGACCCTCCACTGTGTGGAGGGTAAGTTTGTTTCTGGCTTTTAAAGCTTTCTTCTGAGTCCTTAACTTTTCTAGATTGATAATATTCTTGAATTTTTACTGTAATATTCCAAATTACCTTCCAAGAAGTCTAAATCTATTCTTTGAATCTAAGATTATGTCAATTTTGAAATTCCATTATTTGGATATATGTAGAGGAGTCAGcatcctttgtttttaattttttttagttgtagatgaacttttattttatgaatttatatgtggttctgaggattgaacccagggcttcaaacatgctaggcaaacgctacACCACTGAACCACTCAGTATCCCAGCCCCGAGAGTCAGCATTCTTGATTGTGGCTTGTTTATTATTGTATTAGCCTCcaaacacataaaagtaaatgtatgaaaattCACACATGGCATATTCCAGCATTTCTGAAGGATGTAGTAAAAGTTAACTTAGTAGGCAGAGAAAGGACATTTGATGGGGTCTGGGATAACATCTGATGAAAAGGGATTTTTATTGTTGTGCCTATAATACATATGAAATAGAATATAATCTTTTCCTAGCTTCTTACATGGTCTGTAATTTTTCCACCAACATTTGTTAAGTACCAAGTCAAAGAAAATCTACAGAAGagggaaataaaatttcatgctGACTTGATGTTTTTGGTCCCCCcaccccgcctttttttttttaatcagttgtcaagaaaaagaaaagaaattatttagtCGATAAGGCTGACAATAAATGCTGCAGAGGCTTCAGTTTAAATGCTGGATCCTTGGATACATTTTCCAGGAATCTCTCCTATATCTTTTTACCAGCAGGGCCAGCCTCTTTCATTGGTGCATACCGTGCCCTGCTTTGCTCCCAGGCTGTAGAATGGGGACACCTCCAATCTGCCTGCTGCCAGCAGAAACATCCTCCTGAGAGATTCAGCATCCCGCTTTGCACTACATTTGAGATCTCTCTGGCAGGAGACAGGCCAGATCATCTTCTGGCTTTCTCCTGTAGTGTAGGAATAGAGTCTTCCTTAGCTTTTTACCAGCCTTCCAACATCCAACCTTCTAGGACAGCCCACCAAATGCCAAGTGTCATAAAAGTTATTCTCAGTCATACTTACAGGagcttttttatttccttttttacagGCCTTCTTTCCATGATTAAAGGCTTATCCAGCTGAGCCAGTACCTGCAGCTTACACTTCACCTGATGTCTTTTGGGAAGATCCGCCTCTCGCTTCTCGGAGCCTAGAAACTAGAGCAGCAAATCAGAGAGAATTTGAATTAGGGATGCTGTCTCTCCAAATACCAGTCATGGAGTCCCAGATTCTGGAATGGATTGAGAATGTGCCTCTTGTCCAGCAGGCTGGGTCAGAAAGCTGTCTGAAGGCAAGTGCACTGTACCTTGTATTTATCTGACAACATGCATTCCTTCCAAGTTTTCCTTACACTTATCATGTACTTATCCTTACAATAAGCCAGCAAGTAATTGGCTATTTTGCCAGAATCACTCAAACCTTGATGGCTTGTGATCTGAATCTGTTGGAGGTTTTCTGTGTATGTCAACATTAGTGACTTCAGGGTGCTCACCCTAGCATGATGGCTCCTAATGGAGTTTTCTTGAAACCTGTCCATAACCTATGGCCAGGAGGTCCTTGAAAGACCATGTGATTGAGGCTAAGATGTTTTCAATTCCCAGCCTGATTGAACCAGAAATGAAAGATCAGAAGATTGGGTCAAAAGTGGCCTAAAGTCATTAAAAGGAGTTTATACAAACTCATCACTATTGAATGGGTACCAAGGGAGAATTATAAATGGGAATCAAGTTTATCACTAAAGTTGAAtccaaaatctttaaaatgatttGAAGTACATTGTGGTGGTTCATTTTATGTGTCAACCTGTTTGGGCTACTCTGCCCAAATATTTGATCACACATTATTCTAGATGTTTCAGTGAAAATGgttatttttggggggttgggtGAGATTGACATTTAAATAGGTGGGCTTTGAGAAAAGCATTATCCTTCATAATTGGAGTGGACCTGACCTCCCTCATTAAGTGAAGGATTTGAAAGTCTAAAAGAATAAGACTTACCCCCCTACCCCTCAGCAGGAAGGAATTCTGCTAGCAGGTGGTCTTTGTATTCTAATTGCAGCTCTTCCCAAGTCTCCAGCAGGCTCATCTCCCCCATCAGATTGTGAATGTGAACTGACCAAGCCTCCACCATCTGGTGAGTCAATCCCTGCATGCTGCCAGCagcaaatataatatatatatatatatatatatatatatatatatatatatatatgtgtgtgtgtgtgtgtgtgtgtgtgtgtgtgtgtgtgtgtgtgtgtgtgttcataggATATTTGTTCATAGGATATTATTTGTCCTATCTCAATTCCTTCACAGGGAGTGGGCTTAATTAACTTTAAagcttaaaaagtaaaatatttaacatttgaatttcagagttataaattataaaatttgcatCTCTGAGTTGCTGTTAGAACCTCTCCCTCTATTCAAGGTGGCATAATATAAAAAGGCTTAAGTATTAAAATTATGAGCATCTACCACTCCCAAACTACTAGGCTGGAGGTCAGGAGAAACTATGAGGCCACCAACTAGCTGTGTCACCGTGAACTGATGAATTTGCCTctctgttttttcatatttcttcctctGCAAAACATTGAACGATGGGAAGTTTCCTTCTAACTATTGAATATAGTAAATGACATGCATTTAGCAGCCAAGCCTAGTTGAGAGAGGGACATTTGTAAAGATTTTTCAGTTAGATTTGGATTTTGCCCACCACCCCTCTTTTTTATCTGTGgaacttcaaagaaaacaaaaccaagggCTGCAAACACATGCAAAAGAGGTACTGGAAAGATGTCAGCTGCCTcaggctttctttctttcataggcACAAAACCCCCAGAAGTCACAGCCCCCATATTCTGTAGGGCTACTGGTGGCTGAGGAATGCATGTACATGGCAGCCTGTGATACGCCTCTCCTGCTGTGTTCTATCAGGTGCCTGGATCTTAACAAAGTCCCCTTCAAGAATCTCTCACCCACTGGAGCAGACTGCAGTGcttttgttctttctctgctttggAGGCAAATGTGAGCATCAGGAACAGGCGTGGGCTAGTGCCCACAGACATGGGGAAAACAGATGATTTTTCCTGGTTGCTAGGAAACTATGACTGAATGAAACTAATGGCTTTAaaactccccaccaccaccaccaccacacacacaccctgaaagTGGGGGAGGCGCTCATAGACTGGAGACAGGATTGTGATCCTGACCTGAAGTTCAAGTATCTTTTTACCTGAGTAGGCTTATGTGTCATCTAAATGATTAATCAGAaaagcaaggggctggggatgtggctcaagcggtagcacgctcgcctggcatgcgtgtggcctgggttcgatcctcagcaccacataccaacaaagatgttgtgtccgccgacaactaagaaaaaataaataaatattaaaattctctctctctctctctctctctctctctctctctgtcccactctctctctcactctctctttaaaaaaaaaaaaagaaagaaaagtaagacaATGCCAGAAGATTCGAGGAGTCCACTCCCCCCAGGGTTTTTTATAGCATCTGGCTGCAGACATAGAAATCTAACCAAGCAAGAATTACTGGAGAGGCCAGTGAAACATGGGCTTCTTCGTACATACAGGTCTCTAAGTGTTactgctgttgaccggtgacgagttcttgcttccccaatgttgaagaataacaccaaagaagcacgccaaggcaaggtcagagtagaaattacaattttattaaaggacagcagaaaagacttctcccggaggaagaaggggacccaagaggtggaatccgtggaagtgcggttgtttcccctttttatagttttggtgatggaatgtaggctggaaggcccaaggggtgggacacaggtgggcctaattatcaccttttgggatgggattatcacttctctgggatgggctatctccaaatctgttggggctgttggttaacacttctttgaggtggactttggcctagggccttttcgggacttcattaacattccatgaattgtcctcttttccctgagtcattcccagcatggcctccattttagatttcacttgatattagacccggatctaactacactgactacctaactttaaatctggcttcataaGGAAGCACCCCCAAAGAAGGGTGATTCTAGTCAGTGACTCCAGATGCAGAGCAGTGACAGTCCTAGGAGCCATCACGTGGGTCTAGCCATCACCTCTCTCCTTGCTGAGTGGACCCCCTATTCCCATACTTTCCTCTTTATCCTAAACCTTTGCCTCTTGCATAGAGTCTGCAGAGGGTTTCCCATTCCTTTTAGAACAATAATCCTAATTCCTGACCTTGACTTGTAAGTGTCTCTCCTCCATTGCTGGACAAAGGCTGAGTTTGCTGCTGTGCCTAACCTACGGCTGGGTGTCTGATATCAATACTGCTTAATCCTCATTTTTACTTCTCTCCACTGACTCTCTTGGTtatgtagaagaggaaaaataccTTTTCCTCTGCCATCGCTGGGTTCATGGCTGAGAGCTCTCTAACAATACACAGACTAACAAAAGGAAACATTCAAATTGATTTACTATAAGTTTTACATGACATGGGAGCCTGAAGAATGAAGTGAAGACCTGAAGAAACTTGTCTTGTGTActttttttatctttagttttGATAAAGGTAGACTATCATTGTGTATTATGAGCCCCAGGGGGTATGATCTCATGATAATCAAATGGGAAACTTAAAAAGCCTGTTTGTTCAGAtgcttctctgtgtctctgtgtctttggcTCCTTTCCTCCAGATCAGGGGGGTTACCTCTCACATGAGTGTCTGAGGATCTGCTGCAGGGGAAGGTTAGAAAATCCTGCTAGGTCTCATAGCCTGTGTGTggtgagagaagaaagaggaaaggtcAGAGTGAAGATCTTATTTCTATTGCTGTCTCAATGCTTATGAAAGCTCCTATGTCATGtaaaacttgaattttaaaaaaaaatctgcatgccTTTCTCTCTCTACCTTTTGCTAGAAGGGCTTCAGCCATGAATCCAAGATTGGTGCAGAAAAGACAGTCTCCTCCCTATAGCCAGCTGATAGTAATTTGGGTATTTGTATTTGGTAAGGGATGGGCTGCATGCACAGACTGTGTAAAGTAAAGTAACCCATGTGGGTATAGTATTttgggcattaaaaaaaaaaacacacagactTGATTCAGTAAAACTTCTCTGTGAACACAAGAGATTAGTTATTCTAGGGTAACAAGGTTAAGACTGTGCTCACCCTTGGATTTAGGCATGTCTGGGCACACCTGGGCAAGTCTGGAGGACCCAGAGCTGTGAGATTATCAGGATCATAATTGTATCAGTGAGGAACTTTAAAAAGTCCCAAGAACAGTAAGCTAAGACTCTCTGAGGGTAAGTGTGGAAAGCCAAACTAGGACTTGACTGTGTCTGACTCCCCTGCTGACTGGTGTGGCATCTGGTGGTCACACTGTGATCTGGATAGCCTGGTCTTCTAGGGTTCCAGCGACTGTGTCTTCGTACCTTCCCATATCCCTAGGGATTCAATTACCTCCCatgtccttgtaaccctgccccccttgaccttcattggatgagAATTCCTAAGAATTTAGAGTCCCTTCTAATAAAAGTACACAAAGCATGTTCCCTCTCCCATTTGGAGAGCTTGAGGCTGAGGGCAGAGGACCTGTCCCGGAGCTTGGTTTAAAGGTAAATTgtaaattgtgtgtctgtgttttattattAACACCTTGGGAATTTTCCCTGAATGACCTTAGTTAACCATCTGTGCTGGATGCAGGTGGCAGGTAAGGCTGAACTACCctattctttaagaaatttctCCATGGGATCTGGTATACAAATAAGGTTGATAACCAGGGATGCATGTGACAATCAGGGATATCCTAGGTGATGCTTCATTATTGCAGTTGCTCTAATATTTAGCTTGGGAGCAAGttttcttcacttatttttaaagacataagaGATGGACCATTCTTTCTCCCATCATTATTTTACTAGATAGGACACCCAGCAATTGAGAGCCAACTTAGTGCCAGTCAGAGGATGAAGCTACTGTGTGGATAAGGGTGGAGTCAAAGTGTTACAGAGTGCTATTACAGACCACCCACACATATTGAGCCAAACTGAAAGAGGAAAAAGGTCCTGTaatgagcatgccaggcaagtagtTGGGAGCAGGCTAGCACTTCAAATCCCAGAACCTGAATTTTGGATGGAGTTTATAAAGGCAAAACCACAGGACAGTTGAGGCACCTGTAGGTCAGAAAAGACCTTGTTGAGACATATTTTGATTACATGAGAGACTTGTTtcaatttcacatttttgttgtACTTCAGGGCCATAATCAGTTCAAGGTCCTTTTGTACTTCAACATAGATATCGCTGTTGggaagctgaaaagaaaaaatgttcaacaagcACAAAATGGAGTCAGGTCAGAACAAAATGACATTGCTTtggttcttttccatttcaaaagaacttccattttttatgtttttatgtttaaacttcttttgttttaaaaagaacttatttttaaagCCAACTTTAGTTGGAGATTGACAGAATTTTAGCCAAAGCTCTCTTAAGTAACACCTTCCTCCAATCCAACCTTGAAATTCACACCAGGGTCCTCAGTAGAAGgacatgaataaaacaaaatagtgaaTAAAAACAAAGTGTGTTTTCCCTGTGATTGTAAAATCAAAACTCTTGAGATAGAGTGTTCTCTGAAATAGTTTATTGAGTCCTTATAGATGCTAGTGAGGAAAGGGCCACATTCTGGGAAAGTGCCCACAAATTCCAGCAGCAAAACTAAGTAATAGTTGGAAGATGTCCACTAGACCTGTTAGtcaagaacatttttataatgaaaatttgggGAAGGAAGGTGGAAGTTTTTGCACTGAGCCTGCATTGGCTAAGAGGGGCAGATACACTAGCCAGCAAGGCGTGGGGATAGGAGGACAGTCTTTATGGGGAAGGACTTGTTGCTTTTGGGTTGGTCAGAGCTGTAAGCCTGCGGCCCTGGTACCTGTGGCTCAGATGCCTGTGGTTTTTCAAGTCAAGGTTTAAACACACACCCAGGTATGTGGCATTGTTTTGCTGTAGTTGCTGTTGTTGGTTGAGCCTGAAGCTATTAAATGATTAACTTTCCTTATCTTTTCTCCTCTCAGTACTCCTGAAGGACAAATTGGCAGCAAAAATGGCACCACAGCTTTTACTAGATGGGAGGCAACGTCACCAGCTATGGCAGTATAAGAAGAAGGCACCCTTAACTTTAAACATCAGCAGCTTGGCGTCAGCATCACCAGCCGGAGGGGTAGAGACTGGGAGAGGTGCCCATGAGAGCTACAGAGGGGTTCTCTTTGGTGGGCACCAGCTATGCTC
This is a stretch of genomic DNA from Ictidomys tridecemlineatus isolate mIctTri1 chromosome 2, mIctTri1.hap1, whole genome shotgun sequence. It encodes these proteins:
- the LOC144368136 gene encoding uncharacterized protein C2orf80-like is translated as MSVGTSPRLFLMLTFASKAEKEQKHCSLLQWFLGSEKREADLPKRHQVKCKLQILSHPQWFNAALLLLRGDYIGIRLRENEFDPKRRRQPTFLDDMAHYDLAISIALQWLDHSEDLTWLKWEEVKMPFHDRPRYPNHRKREAMILSSYAGILMNSIPIEEVFKIYGADSSANSGTTKVPRAPLFCLSC